The Anaerolineales bacterium sequence ATGATAAACTTCGGGCAGCCTTGGATCCACTTCTTCGGACCTGCCATCGGCGGCGTCATCGCCGGGCGGTTGTACGAGCGGCTGTATATCAAGGGACCCCGAGGCGCAACCCTCGCAGGCAGCCCGTCTGGGCCCGGCCAGGGGGACAGCCAGCCCTGAGCCGCAGTCGGTACGAATCCCACAGGGAGCAGATGTCGGGCCTTACCACGGAAGTCCTCGTAATTGGCGGTGGAGCGACCGGGCTGGGGGTCGCCCTCGACGCTTGCGTGCGAGGGATGCAGGTCGTCCTCGTGGAGAGAGGCGATCTCGGCCAGGGGACCTCCGGCCGGTACCACGGCCTGCTGCACTCCGGCGGGCGCTACGTGATCACCGACCCCGCCTCCGCCCGCGACTGCGCCCTCGAGAACACGGTCCTGCGACGGATCGCACCCTCCACCATCGAGGATACCGGCGGTCTGTTCCTGTCGGCAGCGCCCGATCCGCCCGAGTTCGCCGATCGCTGGCTGAATGCGTGCGCTGCCACCGGCGTGCCAGCCGAGGAACTCTCCCTGGAGTACGTCTTCCGCCTCGAGCCGGCCCTCGCCCGCGACCTGCAGCGCGCGTTCCGCGTCTCCGATGCCAGCCTGGATTCCTTCGACCTGCTGCACCTGCTGGCTGACACCGTGCGCTCCGCCGGCGGGCAGATTCTCACCCGCCACCCGGTCGAGAAAGTGCTTGTCGAAGGTGGCCGCGTGGTCGGGGCGGCCCTCCGACCCGGGCCCGATGGCGTCGACCAGGTACGCGCGGAAGCTGTCGTCAACGCCGCCGGTCCATGGGCGGGACGGATCGCGGCCAGCGCCGGGGCTGAGATCCCCATCGCCCTGGGGAAAGGCGCGATGCTCGCCCTCGCCGCTCGACCAGTCCACACCATCCTCAACCGCTGCAAGATGCCCTCCGACGGAGACATCGTTGTGCCGGTCGGGACCGTGGCGGTGCTGGGGACCACCGACAAGCCGGTCGCTTCGCCCGACGATATCTCGATCGCCCCATGGGAGATCGACCTGCTGCTGGCGGAGGCCCGCTTCCTGTTGCCCGACGTGTACCAGATGCGTCCCCTGCGTGCCTGGTCTGGCATCCGCCCGCTATACCGGCCGCCGAGTCCCGCTGACGATCCCACGCGCTTGCTGCCTCGGGCACACACAATCATCGACCATGGCCGGCTCGGCCAGGCCGATGGGCTGATCAGCATCTTCGGTGGAAAACTGACAACCTACCGCAAGATGGCCGAAGAAGCCGTGGATCTCCTATCGGCCCGCCTGGGCAACCGGGCTGGCTGCACCACCGCCACAACTCCCCTTGAGCCTCTCGACACACGTCGGCTGCACGCATTGCCGCGCCGTTTGCAGCAGGCGGAGGATCCCGAGTCCTCATCTTTCAGCACCGGCATTGTCTGCGAATGCGAACTTGTCACCCAGCAGACGCTCGATGACGCCATTCGCAAGGCTGAGGCGCCGGCTCTCGACGACCTACGGCGGGACACGCGCTTGGGCATGGGGCCGTGCCAAGCTGCGTTCTGTGCCTACCGCGCCGCCGGCAGGATGGTTGCCCTGCGATCGGATGCCCTCGCCGACGGCGGTCTGGGTGCGTTCCTGCAAGAACGATGGCGAGGAGTCCGCCCGCTTGCCTGGGGTCACACCCTGCGTCAGCTCGAACTCGACCGCCGGATCGCCCTCGAGCTGTTGGGTGTAGAAACCCAGGAGGCCACCCCCGATGGCTGACCTGGTGGTCGTCGGCGCCGGGCTGAGCGGTCTGTTCGCGGCAACGATCGCCGCAGCCAAGGGCGCGCAGGTCATCCTGGTGGCTCAGGGGCGAGGCGGGCTGTCCATCAGCCACGGGTGCATTGATGCTCGGGCACAGGAACGGGCCCCTGGCGAAGCCAGCCATGGCCTGCCCCCTCACCCGCTGGCGCTGACCGGCATCGGCGTTCTGCGCTCTGCCTGTGCTCAGCTGCAGACACTGCTGAGCGCGGCGGAGTTGCCCTACTTCGGCAGCCTCGATGCCCAAGTCGAGACGTTGACGCCGCTTGGCCGCCGCCGGCCGACGCAGTTCGCCCCGGCCAGCCTGAAGCTCCCACAACCGCGCCTGAGCGATCGCGCCGCCATCGCCGGGATTGAAGGCTTTCGGGATTTCGTCCCGGCGCTGACGGTCCGCGGCTTGGCCGCCTGCGGCGAGACCCCTGCCTTGCTGTCCGACCTCCCCTTGCCTGGGAGTCCTCCACGCAGAGACCCGTATGCCACAGATGTGGCCCGCCTCCTCGAAGACGACCTGGACCTCTCCGAGCTGTCCCGGCTCTGGCGGCCGCGCCTGCTGGGGATCGAAATGCTTGGCCTTCCGGCCGTCCTCGGCCTCACCGATCATAGTCGTGTGAAGTCGGAGCTTGAGTCGGCGCTCGACCTTCCCATCTTCGAAATCGCTACTCTCCCGCCCAACCTGCCAGGCCTTCGCCTCGAAGCTGCCCTGCGCCGGGCAGCGCTCCGGGCCGGGGTCACCTTGATTGAGGGGGCAAGAGTCCTCGGCCGGCTCGAAGGTGGCACCTCAGCTAGACACGCCCTGGGTGTCGTGGCGGAGACTGCGGGCGGCGGGCGGTTCCTCTCTGCCGGCAACATCCTGCTGGCCACGGGCGGGGTGCTGAATGGCGGCCTGGAAACGGATATTCACGGTCGGATCCGCGAGTCGGTATTTGAGATCCCCGTTGCTTCCATTCCGCGGCGAGAAGACTGGGTCGGTCCGGGCCTGGCGAGTGCGCATGCCTACACCCACTTCGGCGTTCGAGTCAACGACCAGATGCAGCCGGTTGACGCCGCCGGAGAGCGGTTCGCCGCCAACCTGTACGCTGCCGGCGGGGTGATTGCCGGGCCCGATCGCAGCCTAGGGGCCTGCCGCCAAGGGATTGACCTGGCGACCGCCTACCGTGCTGTCGAGGTCATCCTGGGATGACCCGCCCAGGGCCGAGCGCCGACCTATGCCTGAAATGCAATATTTGCACAGCGGCCTGCCCTGTAGCCGCGGCCACTGACCTGTTCCCGGGACCCAAGGCAGTCGGCCCGCAGGCCGAGCGCTACCGCCACCCCCGCCTGGCAACGCCGGACGCCTCGGTCACGTGGTGCTCCGGGTGCGGCACCTGCTCCCGCGTCTGTCCACACGGGGTTCACGTCGCCGAGATCAACATCGTCGCCAAGGCGCGTCTGGTCGAGCATGCCGGCTCGCCCTTGCGCGACCAATTCATCTCCCGGCCGCACTGGCTGGGCGCGATGGCCGGGCCGCTCGCGGCAGTAGCCAATCCGCTCCTCCGTCAGCGATGGGCGCGTCAGGCACTGGGCGCTGTGCTGCACATCCACCCGGAGGCGCCGATGCCGGCCTTTCAGCGCCGCAGCCTGCAGCGCCAAATCGGCCCACGCAGGGTGCGCACGCCGCAGGAAGCACGCGCAGCTCGCGGCCAGGCCGTCGCCTACTTCCACGGCTGCAGCGCCGAGTTCTATGAACCGTCGCTGGGCCTGCTCACTCTCCGCCTGCTCGAGCACCTCGGGCTGCAGCCCGTAGTCCCTCCACAGACCTGCTGCGGGCTGCCGCTGCAATCCAACGGGCTGTTCGGCGCAGCCCGGGCCCAGGCCACCCGCAACGCCCGCTCGCTGGCGCCCTTCGCCCGCGCCGGGATCCCGATCCTCGGAACCTCAACTTCGTGCACGCTGGCTCTCAAACACGACTACCGCGCGATCCTCGGGCTGGAGGGAAGCGATTTCGACGACATGGCCGCCGCTACGTACGACGTGTTCGAGTTCCTTGTCTACATTCGCCCGGACTTGCTGCGCGACCGCCCCTTGGCCCCGCTGTCGGCGCGGGTGTTGTATCACCCGCCCTGCCAGCTCAAGAGCCACAACATCGGCACACCGGCCATCCAGGTCCTTCGCCAGATCCCGGGTCTCGAGATCGTCCTTTCCGAAGCCGAGTGCTGCGGGGTGGCGGGCACGTACGGATTGAAGAGTGAGAAGTTCCCGGTTGCGCGGCGTGTGGGCGAGCCCCTGCTGGCCCAGATCGAGCGCCTCCGGCCTGACCTGGTGCTCACGGACTCGGAGACGTGCCGCTGGTGGCTCGCCGGTCTTTCGGGGCAGCGGCTGGTCCACCCGATGGAGGTCCTGGCGGCCTCGCTCGGGCTGACCGACCTCGGTCTAGGCTGAAGCCGGATCGGTTGCCCAGGCCGAGGCTCGAGCGGAGAGGTGTGCATTCGATGAGGGTGCTGCGACCAGAAACGATTCTCTATAACGCCAGGGTTCGGACGCTCGATCCCGAAATGGAAATCGCCTCCGCCGTGGCGGTTTCCGACGGGCTCGTCCTGGCCTGCGGTGAGGATTTGCCGGTGCTCGCACTGGCCTCGGCCGGGACGGAGAAAGTCAATCTGGGCGGACGCACCGTGCTGCCGGGATTGATTGATGCCCACATCCACCTGGAGCTGTATGCTCAGGCCCTCGAGCGAGTCGATTGCGAGACGGCATCCATTGAGGAATGCCTGCGCCGCGTTGCTCACCGCGCCGGTGCCCTGCCTCCAGGTTCCTGGATTCTCGGCCACGGCTGGAATCAGAACGTGTGGGGGCGCTACGGGGAGCTGCACGAACTGGATGCTGCGACTCCCCACCATCCAGTCTTCTTAGCCGCCAAGTCACTGCACGCAGCCTGGGCAAACTCACGGGCGCTGGCGCTGGCGCACCTCCAGGACGAGTCCCCTGATCCGCCGGGAGGCAGCCTGAGCCGCGATCCATCGGGGAAGCTCAACGGGCTGCTGTTCGAAGCTGCAACCCAGGTCGTGCGGGATTGCATCCCACAGCCGACCCTGGACACCCTCGTCGAGAGCCTAAGCGTCGCTCAGCATCAGCTGTG is a genomic window containing:
- a CDS encoding FAD-dependent oxidoreductase, encoding MSGLTTEVLVIGGGATGLGVALDACVRGMQVVLVERGDLGQGTSGRYHGLLHSGGRYVITDPASARDCALENTVLRRIAPSTIEDTGGLFLSAAPDPPEFADRWLNACAATGVPAEELSLEYVFRLEPALARDLQRAFRVSDASLDSFDLLHLLADTVRSAGGQILTRHPVEKVLVEGGRVVGAALRPGPDGVDQVRAEAVVNAAGPWAGRIAASAGAEIPIALGKGAMLALAARPVHTILNRCKMPSDGDIVVPVGTVAVLGTTDKPVASPDDISIAPWEIDLLLAEARFLLPDVYQMRPLRAWSGIRPLYRPPSPADDPTRLLPRAHTIIDHGRLGQADGLISIFGGKLTTYRKMAEEAVDLLSARLGNRAGCTTATTPLEPLDTRRLHALPRRLQQAEDPESSSFSTGIVCECELVTQQTLDDAIRKAEAPALDDLRRDTRLGMGPCQAAFCAYRAAGRMVALRSDALADGGLGAFLQERWRGVRPLAWGHTLRQLELDRRIALELLGVETQEATPDG
- the glpB gene encoding anaerobic glycerol-3-phosphate dehydrogenase subunit GlpB; protein product: MADLVVVGAGLSGLFAATIAAAKGAQVILVAQGRGGLSISHGCIDARAQERAPGEASHGLPPHPLALTGIGVLRSACAQLQTLLSAAELPYFGSLDAQVETLTPLGRRRPTQFAPASLKLPQPRLSDRAAIAGIEGFRDFVPALTVRGLAACGETPALLSDLPLPGSPPRRDPYATDVARLLEDDLDLSELSRLWRPRLLGIEMLGLPAVLGLTDHSRVKSELESALDLPIFEIATLPPNLPGLRLEAALRRAALRAGVTLIEGARVLGRLEGGTSARHALGVVAETAGGGRFLSAGNILLATGGVLNGGLETDIHGRIRESVFEIPVASIPRREDWVGPGLASAHAYTHFGVRVNDQMQPVDAAGERFAANLYAAGGVIAGPDRSLGACRQGIDLATAYRAVEVILG
- a CDS encoding anaerobic glycerol-3-phosphate dehydrogenase subunit C encodes the protein MTRPGPSADLCLKCNICTAACPVAAATDLFPGPKAVGPQAERYRHPRLATPDASVTWCSGCGTCSRVCPHGVHVAEINIVAKARLVEHAGSPLRDQFISRPHWLGAMAGPLAAVANPLLRQRWARQALGAVLHIHPEAPMPAFQRRSLQRQIGPRRVRTPQEARAARGQAVAYFHGCSAEFYEPSLGLLTLRLLEHLGLQPVVPPQTCCGLPLQSNGLFGAARAQATRNARSLAPFARAGIPILGTSTSCTLALKHDYRAILGLEGSDFDDMAAATYDVFEFLVYIRPDLLRDRPLAPLSARVLYHPPCQLKSHNIGTPAIQVLRQIPGLEIVLSEAECCGVAGTYGLKSEKFPVARRVGEPLLAQIERLRPDLVLTDSETCRWWLAGLSGQRLVHPMEVLAASLGLTDLGLG